In the genome of Coregonus clupeaformis isolate EN_2021a chromosome 1, ASM2061545v1, whole genome shotgun sequence, one region contains:
- the fgf7 gene encoding fibroblast growth factor 7 encodes MPRWMTLPCNLPNLLSGLYLHIIFLLGSVCVACSDCTPEQLAAIMNCSKHERHARNYDYMEGGDVRIRQLFSRTQWFLTVDDYGNINGTQDPTNCYSILEVRTVSEGGVLAIKGVKSQYYISMNRTGLLQGKKIYNENCNFKEVFLENYFNAYSSTKWTRNGKEMFIALSQKGRPLRGKKTRREHIASHFIPMKCREEERTSV; translated from the exons ATGCCCAGATGGATGACACTGCCATGCAACCTGCCTAACTTGCTGTCGGGACTGTACCTTCACATCATCTTCCTGCTGGGCAGCGTGTGTGTGGCCTGCAGCGACTGCACACCCGAGCAGCTGGCCGCCATCATGAACTGCTCCAAGCACGAGCGCCACGCACGGAACTACGACTACATGGAGGGGGGAGACGTACGCATACGACAGCTGTTCAGCCGGACGCAGTGGTTCCTTACCGTCGACGACTACGGCAACATCAACGGGACACAAGACCCCACCAACTGTTACA GTATCCTGGAGGTCCGTACGGTGTCCGAGGGAGGAGTGTTAGCTATCAAAGGAGTGAAGAGCCAGTACTATATCTCCATGAACAGGACAGGCCTGCTGCAAGGCAAG AAAATCTACAATGAGAACTGCAACTTCAAGGAGGTTTTCCTAGAAAACTACTTCAACGCGTACTCGTCTACTAAGTGGACTAGAAACGGCAAGGAGATGTTCATTGCTCTGTCTCAAAAGGGCAGGCCGCTGAGAGGGAAGAAGACCAGGAGGGAACACATCGCCTCCCACTTCATCCCCatgaaatgtagagaggaggagaggactagcgtctga